One window of the Eschrichtius robustus isolate mEscRob2 chromosome 13, mEscRob2.pri, whole genome shotgun sequence genome contains the following:
- the PHF5A gene encoding PHD finger-like domain-containing protein 5A, with amino-acid sequence MAKHHPDLIFCRKQAGVAIGRLCEKCDGKCVICDSYVRPCTLVRICDECNYGSYQGRCVICGGPGVSDAYYCKECTIQEKDRDGCPKIVNLGSSKTDLFYERKKYGFKKR; translated from the exons ATGGCTAAACATCACCCAGACTTGATCTTTTGCCGCAAGCAGGCTGGTGTTG CCATTGGAAGACTGTGTGAAAAAT GTGATGGCAAGTGTGTGATCTGTGACTCCTATGTGCGTCCCTGCACCCTGGTGCGCATATGTGATGAATGTAACTACGGCTCTTACCAGGGACGCTGTGTGATCTGTGGAGGCCCCGGGGTTTCGGATGCCTATTATTGTAAGGAGTGCACCATCCAGGAGAAAGAT AGAGATGGTTGCCCAAAGATTGTCAATTTGGGGAGCTCTAAGACAGATCTCTTTTATGAACGCAAAAAATATGGCTTCAAGAAGAGGTGA